The proteins below come from a single Parazoarcus communis genomic window:
- the uvrC gene encoding excinuclease ABC subunit UvrC yields the protein MSHTDEPAGFDAKSFLRNLTEEPGVYRMIGADDKVLYVGKAKNLKRRVSSYFQRTLSSPRIAMMVAQIVRVDVTSTRSEAEALILENNLIKSLAPRYNILFRDDKTYPYIELSGDAFPRLAYHRGAFTKGARYFGPFPNAYAVRESIHLLQKTFQLRTCENSVFQNRSRPCLLNQIKRCTGPCVGLIDSADYATDVRLASRFLDGQASEVIDDLTGRMHAASDRLAFEEAAACRDQVRVLQAVLHRQFVDSRKDEDVDILAAVEEDGLTCINIAMIRGGRHLGDRPQFPSGATVSGALDGLLAFVEQHYAEHPIPARILVNLDPQSVKETLAEISERPQGVVSPRYAAEKAWMEMAEKNAHLAIQGRARDAGRIEQRLDALRDALDLAEAPHRIECFDISHTMGEATVASCVVCEAGAMKRSEYRRYNIEGITPGDDFAAMRQVLERRYGKVAAGEGVCPDLILIDGGKGQVSAAAAILAEVGLESVSMVGVAKGEGRKAGLETLIFPDGREGLALGGASSALHLIIEIRDEAHRFAITGHRARRGKARIGSKLDDIPGVGPARRRNLLAAFGGLDGVRNATVEDLCRADGISRALAEQIYSALH from the coding sequence ATGAGCCACACAGATGAGCCCGCAGGCTTCGATGCCAAGTCCTTCCTCCGCAACCTGACGGAGGAACCCGGCGTTTATCGGATGATCGGCGCCGACGACAAGGTGTTGTATGTCGGCAAGGCCAAGAACCTCAAGCGCCGCGTCTCAAGCTACTTCCAGCGCACGCTGTCGAGCCCTCGCATTGCAATGATGGTGGCGCAGATCGTGCGCGTCGATGTGACCTCCACCCGCTCCGAGGCCGAAGCGCTCATCCTCGAGAACAACCTCATAAAGAGTCTCGCACCGCGTTACAACATCCTTTTTCGTGACGACAAGACCTATCCCTATATCGAATTGTCCGGCGACGCGTTTCCGCGCCTTGCATACCATCGCGGGGCATTCACCAAGGGGGCACGATATTTCGGACCGTTCCCGAACGCCTACGCGGTGCGCGAGAGCATCCATCTGCTGCAGAAAACCTTTCAGCTTCGAACCTGCGAGAACTCGGTGTTCCAGAACCGCTCGCGCCCCTGTCTGCTCAATCAGATAAAACGCTGTACCGGCCCCTGCGTCGGCCTGATCGACAGCGCCGACTACGCTACAGATGTCAGACTCGCGAGCCGGTTTCTCGACGGCCAGGCGAGCGAAGTGATCGACGACCTGACCGGGCGCATGCATGCAGCGTCGGACCGGCTCGCCTTTGAAGAGGCTGCGGCCTGCCGGGATCAGGTCAGGGTGCTTCAGGCGGTTCTTCACAGGCAGTTCGTCGACAGCCGCAAGGACGAGGACGTCGACATCCTTGCCGCGGTGGAGGAAGACGGTCTGACCTGCATCAATATCGCGATGATCCGGGGAGGTCGGCATCTCGGGGATCGGCCGCAGTTTCCGTCCGGCGCGACGGTCTCCGGTGCGCTCGACGGTCTGCTCGCGTTTGTCGAACAGCACTATGCCGAGCACCCCATTCCCGCGCGGATCCTGGTCAACCTGGATCCCCAGAGTGTGAAGGAAACGCTCGCCGAGATCAGCGAGCGGCCACAGGGCGTGGTGTCACCCCGATATGCCGCCGAGAAGGCCTGGATGGAGATGGCGGAAAAGAATGCCCATCTCGCCATTCAGGGGCGCGCGCGGGACGCCGGACGCATCGAGCAGCGACTCGATGCCTTGCGCGACGCACTCGATCTCGCCGAGGCGCCGCACCGCATCGAGTGCTTCGACATCAGCCACACCATGGGCGAAGCTACCGTCGCTTCGTGCGTGGTGTGCGAGGCAGGCGCAATGAAACGCTCCGAGTATCGACGCTACAACATCGAAGGGATTACCCCGGGTGACGATTTCGCAGCCATGCGCCAGGTGCTGGAGCGCCGTTACGGCAAGGTTGCAGCAGGCGAGGGGGTCTGCCCCGACCTGATCCTGATCGACGGCGGCAAGGGGCAGGTCAGTGCCGCGGCAGCCATCCTCGCTGAAGTCGGGCTCGAATCGGTATCGATGGTCGGGGTGGCCAAGGGGGAAGGGCGCAAAGCCGGACTCGAGACCCTGATCTTTCCCGATGGCCGCGAGGGGCTTGCACTCGGTGGCGCATCATCGGCCCTCCATCTCATCATCGAAATTCGCGACGAAGCGCACCGCTTCGCCATCACAGGTCACCGTGCGCGCCGCGGAAAAGCACGGATCGGATCCAAGCTGGATGACATCCCCGGCGTCGGTCCTGCCCGTCGACGCAACCTCCTTGCGGCCTTTGGCGGGCTGGACGGTGTGCGCAATGCAACCGTCGAGGACCTGTGCCGGGCGGATGGCATCAGCCGCGCGCTTGCCGAACAGATATACTCGGCCCTGCACTGA
- a CDS encoding DnaJ C-terminal domain-containing protein, with protein sequence MLKDVAAHDVLGVAADADPASIKKAFRRLAMRWHPDRNSAPEALEAFKRLRAAYVQMMGLHEGDGEGDAPATDAETPPSSDSKARAADHFQDLELCIEEVFNGGEKSVWIESQASCEACDGSGVVELSHSRLCTGCHGSGRIRSGSGLVACADCDGRGYSKRATCTECDGSGRQGARRTLSVRIPRGMLQGEELRLEGKGEAPDDAGILPGDLRLRVRIEPHPLFVLEGRDVVLTRPVSAFRLLAGGTLAIPAPGGGKLQVELAPGTTEAREIRLEGSGVPGRGKRPAGALRVILVPHFPDDPSPELLALFGALAAKVEADLAHNVPSLNAWEHKWLR encoded by the coding sequence ATGCTGAAAGACGTTGCTGCCCACGACGTGCTCGGCGTGGCAGCCGATGCTGACCCAGCCAGCATCAAGAAAGCCTTTCGCCGCCTTGCGATGCGATGGCATCCCGACCGCAATTCCGCCCCCGAAGCGCTTGAGGCCTTCAAGCGTCTGCGCGCCGCTTATGTGCAGATGATGGGGCTTCACGAGGGAGATGGCGAAGGCGACGCGCCTGCCACTGACGCTGAAACACCCCCCTCAAGTGACTCGAAGGCGCGTGCAGCCGATCATTTCCAGGACCTCGAACTGTGTATTGAAGAGGTCTTCAATGGCGGAGAGAAGTCCGTCTGGATCGAGTCACAGGCTTCGTGCGAAGCGTGTGACGGCAGCGGTGTGGTGGAACTGTCACATAGCCGCCTGTGCACGGGCTGTCACGGCTCGGGCCGAATTCGCTCGGGCTCGGGCCTTGTGGCGTGCGCCGACTGCGATGGCCGGGGTTATTCCAAGCGCGCCACCTGCACCGAGTGCGACGGCTCGGGCCGGCAGGGCGCGCGCCGGACGCTCTCGGTGCGCATCCCGCGCGGCATGCTGCAGGGTGAAGAGCTGCGCCTCGAGGGCAAGGGCGAAGCACCGGACGATGCCGGCATCCTGCCTGGCGATCTTCGCTTGCGGGTGCGGATCGAGCCGCACCCCCTGTTTGTTCTCGAGGGGCGCGATGTGGTCCTTACGCGCCCGGTCAGCGCCTTCCGGCTCCTGGCCGGCGGCACTCTCGCCATTCCTGCGCCCGGGGGCGGCAAGCTTCAGGTCGAGCTGGCGCCCGGCACGACTGAAGCACGAGAAATCAGGCTGGAAGGTTCGGGGGTGCCGGGGCGAGGCAAGAGACCTGCAGGCGCACTCCGCGTGATTCTTGTGCCGCACTTCCCCGATGACCCGAGCCCTGAACTGCTTGCGCTATTTGGCGCGCTGGCTGCAAAGGTGGAGGCTGATCTCGCACACAATGTGCCATCATTGAACGCATGGGAGCACAAGTGGCTGCGATGA
- the minE gene encoding cell division topological specificity factor MinE — protein MSLLARLFGEKKKTAEIAKNRLSLLIAHERNGGPAQPDFMPALQRELIEVISKYVSVNPDDIKVQLEKQDNYEVLEVNIVLPEAGR, from the coding sequence ATGTCTCTGCTCGCCCGCCTGTTTGGCGAAAAGAAGAAAACAGCCGAGATTGCAAAGAACCGGCTGTCACTGCTGATTGCTCACGAGCGCAACGGCGGACCCGCGCAACCCGACTTCATGCCCGCCCTCCAGCGAGAGCTGATCGAGGTGATCTCGAAGTACGTTTCGGTCAATCCGGACGACATCAAGGTTCAACTCGAAAAGCAGGACAACTACGAGGTGCTGGAAGTCAATATCGTTCTGCCCGAGGCGGGCCGCTGA
- the minD gene encoding septum site-determining protein MinD has product MKVIVITSGKGGVGKTTTSAAFSSGLALRGFKTAVIDFDVGLRNLDLIMGCERRVVYDLVNVVNGEAKLNQALIKDRHCENLFILPASQTRDKDALTEEGVEKVLHDLEHMGFDYVVCDSPAGIERGAVMALTFADEAIVTTNPEVSSVRDSDRILGILQSKSKRAREGGEPVKEHLLVTRYSAKRVEDGEMLSYKDVQELLRVPLIGVIPESESVLHASNQGTPAIHLKGSDVAEAYSDVVARFLGEDRELRFVNYEKPGLMKRLFGGK; this is encoded by the coding sequence GTGAAAGTCATCGTCATTACTTCTGGCAAGGGCGGCGTAGGTAAAACCACCACCAGCGCTGCATTCTCGTCAGGACTGGCCCTGCGCGGCTTCAAGACGGCCGTGATCGACTTCGACGTCGGTCTGCGCAACCTCGACCTCATCATGGGGTGCGAGCGCCGTGTCGTGTATGACCTCGTGAACGTGGTCAATGGCGAGGCCAAGCTGAACCAGGCACTGATCAAGGATCGCCACTGCGAGAACCTCTTCATCCTTCCCGCTTCCCAGACGCGCGACAAGGATGCGCTGACGGAAGAAGGTGTCGAGAAAGTGCTGCATGATCTTGAGCACATGGGCTTCGACTATGTGGTCTGCGATTCGCCTGCCGGTATCGAGCGTGGTGCCGTGATGGCCCTCACCTTTGCCGACGAAGCAATCGTCACAACCAACCCCGAAGTCTCCTCGGTTCGCGACTCGGACCGCATCCTCGGCATCCTGCAGTCGAAGTCGAAGCGTGCCCGTGAAGGAGGCGAGCCGGTCAAGGAGCACCTGCTGGTCACGCGTTACTCTGCCAAGCGCGTCGAAGACGGCGAAATGCTGTCGTACAAGGATGTGCAGGAGTTGCTGCGCGTGCCGCTGATTGGCGTCATTCCCGAGTCGGAGTCCGTGCTTCACGCTTCCAACCAGGGCACACCCGCCATTCACCTCAAGGGTTCGGACGTTGCCGAAGCCTATTCCGATGTGGTCGCGCGCTTCCTCGGTGAAGACCGTGAGCTGCGTTTCGTAAACTACGAAAAACCGGGGCTGATGAAGCGCCTTTTCGGAGGCAAGTGA
- the acpS gene encoding holo-ACP synthase, producing the protein MIHGVGTDIVRVERLREALERHGERFALRILAESERDAWRASQDPARMLAKRFAAKEAFGKALGTGVAVPATLHAVAVAHDELGKPLLSFDPRLEAYMSERGLHAHLSLSDENDYVVAFAVIEKP; encoded by the coding sequence ATGATCCACGGGGTAGGGACCGATATCGTCCGCGTCGAACGTCTGCGGGAGGCGCTTGAGCGTCACGGCGAGCGCTTTGCACTGCGAATTCTCGCCGAGTCCGAACGTGATGCCTGGCGCGCGAGCCAGGACCCTGCCCGGATGTTGGCCAAACGTTTCGCCGCCAAGGAGGCGTTCGGCAAGGCCCTTGGCACCGGCGTTGCGGTGCCGGCCACATTGCACGCCGTCGCGGTCGCGCATGACGAGCTCGGCAAACCGCTGCTTTCATTCGACCCGCGTCTGGAAGCGTACATGAGCGAACGCGGCCTGCATGCTCACCTCAGTCTTTCTGACGAAAACGATTACGTCGTTGCGTTTGCGGTCATCGAGAAGCCATGA
- the recO gene encoding DNA repair protein RecO, translating into MALKQRIEQQPAWVLHTLPWRETSLIVEVFSLEHGRAALAAKGARRPMSALRGVLMAFQPLLMDWSGGGEVKTLIRAEWRGGQPLLTGRALLCGYYLNELMLRLTAREDPHPALFEAYETAVTALGRNESLPPIFRRFELTLLQELGYGIALDSAEDGAIRPSGRYRYIIERGPVAIDLAANADEIEAFGEDDLPVSGQTLLDMAADDFSRTETLIQSKRLLRALINHYLGGQQLQSRRVLKELQEL; encoded by the coding sequence GTGGCGCTGAAGCAACGTATCGAGCAGCAGCCGGCATGGGTGTTGCACACGCTACCCTGGCGTGAAACCAGCCTGATCGTCGAAGTGTTTTCGCTCGAACATGGCCGCGCAGCGCTTGCGGCAAAGGGCGCACGGCGGCCGATGTCTGCCCTCCGGGGCGTCCTGATGGCGTTTCAACCCCTGCTCATGGACTGGTCGGGCGGGGGGGAAGTGAAGACGCTGATCCGTGCTGAGTGGCGTGGCGGGCAGCCGCTCCTGACCGGGCGTGCCTTGCTGTGCGGCTACTACCTCAATGAACTCATGCTCCGCCTCACGGCGCGGGAAGATCCGCACCCTGCGCTGTTCGAGGCTTACGAAACCGCCGTCACTGCGCTTGGCCGCAACGAAAGCCTCCCGCCCATTTTTCGTCGTTTCGAGCTCACGCTGCTGCAGGAACTCGGCTACGGCATTGCGCTCGATTCCGCCGAGGACGGGGCGATCCGGCCCTCCGGGCGCTACCGCTATATAATCGAACGAGGCCCTGTTGCCATCGATCTGGCAGCCAACGCGGATGAGATCGAGGCATTCGGCGAGGACGATCTGCCCGTCAGCGGGCAGACCCTGCTCGACATGGCAGCAGACGATTTTTCTCGCACCGAAACACTGATCCAGTCAAAGCGGCTGTTGCGTGCGCTGATAAACCACTACCTCGGCGGGCAACAATTACAGTCGCGCCGGGTACTGAAGGAGTTGCAGGAACTGTGA
- the pgsA gene encoding CDP-diacylglycerol--glycerol-3-phosphate 3-phosphatidyltransferase: MPLNIPNALTWARIAMIPLFVGVFYLPDAWVSPAQKNFFGTAVFVLAAVTDWFDGYLARVLRQTSAFGAFLDPVADKLMVAAALILLVQLARVDAIIAVIIIGREITISALREWMARVGESASVAVAYIGKLKTAAQMTAIPLLLYNAPLSSIDVRFVGSILIYVAAALTLWSMGYYLRRAMPRLARHMDR, from the coding sequence ATGCCTCTCAATATACCCAACGCCCTGACCTGGGCCCGCATCGCCATGATTCCGCTTTTCGTCGGCGTGTTTTACCTGCCCGACGCATGGGTGAGCCCTGCGCAGAAGAACTTTTTTGGTACCGCGGTCTTCGTCCTCGCAGCAGTGACCGACTGGTTCGATGGCTATCTCGCGCGGGTTCTTCGGCAGACCTCCGCCTTTGGTGCCTTTCTCGACCCCGTTGCGGACAAGCTGATGGTGGCAGCTGCGCTCATCCTCCTGGTCCAGCTTGCGAGGGTCGACGCGATCATCGCCGTCATCATCATCGGACGCGAAATCACGATCTCGGCCCTGCGCGAATGGATGGCGCGGGTTGGCGAGTCCGCGAGTGTTGCGGTCGCCTACATCGGCAAACTGAAAACAGCTGCACAGATGACAGCCATTCCCTTGCTGCTATACAATGCGCCCCTGTCGTCGATTGACGTCCGCTTCGTGGGCAGTATCCTGATCTACGTGGCGGCGGCTCTTACGCTCTGGTCGATGGGGTATTACCTTCGTCGAGCCATGCCGAGGTTGGCGCGGCATATGGATCGCTAA
- the minC gene encoding septum site-determining protein MinC: protein MTTSAPNRSIEFRNTTLGATIAVLRDTEPVGLADSLHKMLGGMPDFFNGEATILDFSGITKAPGRVDWAGLLSLLRRYQLQPIGVRNLPAELSAAARQAGLAILDNLELRERPASDTPRTPPPAPAPKAEAPPQPAPAAPSVPMSLPNTLFVERPLRSGQQVYARGGDLVLLAGMSNGAEVIADGSIHCFGPLRGRALAGAQGNSKARIIATNFGPELVSIAGVYRTFEKGIPEAIAGRGAMVRLNDAGNAQTIEIEPQQLD, encoded by the coding sequence ATGACCACGTCCGCGCCCAACCGCTCCATCGAGTTTCGAAATACGACACTCGGCGCAACCATTGCCGTCCTGCGCGATACCGAACCCGTCGGGCTGGCCGACTCGCTGCACAAGATGCTCGGTGGCATGCCGGACTTCTTCAATGGCGAAGCCACCATTCTCGACTTCTCCGGCATTACCAAGGCGCCCGGACGTGTGGATTGGGCCGGACTGCTGTCCCTGCTCCGGCGCTATCAGCTGCAACCGATCGGCGTACGCAACCTGCCCGCAGAGCTGTCGGCTGCTGCACGTCAGGCCGGACTGGCCATACTCGACAACCTCGAGCTGCGCGAGCGCCCGGCAAGCGATACACCCCGCACGCCGCCGCCAGCCCCCGCCCCAAAAGCGGAGGCCCCGCCGCAACCTGCGCCCGCAGCCCCTTCTGTCCCGATGTCCCTTCCCAATACGCTGTTCGTCGAGCGTCCGCTGCGCTCCGGTCAGCAGGTGTATGCGCGTGGTGGCGACCTGGTATTGCTGGCAGGCATGAGTAACGGCGCCGAGGTCATCGCCGACGGCAGCATTCACTGCTTCGGCCCGCTGCGCGGCCGTGCGCTGGCTGGTGCGCAGGGAAACAGCAAGGCGCGCATCATTGCAACCAATTTCGGTCCGGAGCTGGTTTCCATCGCCGGCGTTTATCGCACCTTCGAAAAAGGCATCCCTGAGGCAATTGCCGGGCGTGGTGCCATGGTACGACTGAACGACGCTGGGAATGCACAGACCATAGAAATCGAACCGCAGCAGCTCGACTGA
- a CDS encoding pyridoxine 5'-phosphate synthase, with protein MIELGVNIDHVATLRQARRTWEPDPVWAAVEAHLGGADGITVHLREDRRHINDSDVRRLRELTQVKLNLEMGATDEMVDIACGLKPEMAMLVPEGRHEVTTEGGLDVLAQEARLKDVVGRLADAGIVTSVFIDAELPQIEAAARIGARVCEIHTGPYAHAFHDAGRDSESPAVLLELEKVRRAGEAACGLGMRFNAGHALNYYNVEPIARLAGVRELHIGHAIVSRSVFIGLRAAVAEMKRLIREAAAHAAHRT; from the coding sequence GTGATCGAACTGGGCGTCAACATAGACCACGTCGCCACGTTGCGGCAGGCGCGTCGCACCTGGGAGCCCGACCCGGTATGGGCCGCGGTCGAAGCGCATCTGGGTGGAGCCGACGGGATTACCGTGCATCTGCGCGAGGACCGGCGCCACATCAACGACAGTGACGTGCGCCGCTTGCGCGAACTCACGCAGGTAAAGCTCAACCTTGAGATGGGCGCAACCGACGAAATGGTGGACATCGCCTGCGGCTTGAAGCCAGAGATGGCGATGCTGGTACCTGAAGGCCGGCACGAAGTCACCACCGAGGGCGGACTCGACGTGCTGGCACAGGAAGCGCGACTCAAGGACGTTGTCGGTCGGCTTGCTGATGCCGGAATCGTGACCAGCGTCTTCATCGATGCAGAGTTGCCGCAGATCGAAGCCGCAGCGCGGATCGGTGCGCGCGTGTGCGAGATCCACACCGGGCCATATGCGCACGCCTTTCATGATGCCGGCCGCGATTCCGAAAGCCCGGCGGTACTGCTCGAACTCGAGAAGGTACGGCGTGCGGGCGAGGCGGCGTGCGGATTAGGCATGCGCTTCAATGCAGGCCACGCCTTGAACTATTACAACGTCGAGCCGATCGCCCGCCTTGCCGGTGTGCGCGAGCTTCACATCGGTCATGCAATTGTCAGCCGTTCCGTGTTCATTGGTCTGCGGGCTGCCGTTGCCGAAATGAAGCGTCTGATCCGCGAAGCCGCGGCTCATGCCGCTCATCGGACGTGA
- a CDS encoding alkaline phosphatase family protein: protein MLHPPFQLPRGAVLPDFGNGGIFGLARDINGWLRHAAPPPHASGLQLEGGGPVILMVIDGLGDAFLQRHGQGSTILRYRQRRLTSVFPSTTASAVTTLLTGLSPARHGLTGWFMHDRRFGGVIAPLPLYRRGAGALQSLALTPRLFPYDGMFQYSKVAATMISPQDIAWSPFSCRHGRGAELRGYAYPDAFVPAIVEAALQPGSARRFIHAYYPRFDAVCHHYGAHSPKAISEFARIDRYFDQLLNGLSGRGASVILTADHGFIDAPDRRHLHLSKTPKLEAMLDSPLFGERRVVFCRVRQGAESDFEALARVQLRGRAVVQPSGRLIDAGFFGPGPVNPRLAERCGTHVLLMEAGWTLTDRMPGERLHRMTGVHGGLSADEMWVPLVHVQP, encoded by the coding sequence ATGCTGCATCCACCCTTTCAGTTGCCACGTGGTGCCGTACTCCCTGATTTCGGTAATGGCGGGATCTTCGGACTGGCGCGCGACATCAACGGCTGGCTGCGCCATGCGGCGCCTCCGCCGCACGCATCCGGACTTCAACTGGAAGGCGGCGGGCCGGTCATCCTCATGGTCATCGATGGCCTAGGCGACGCCTTTCTCCAGCGCCACGGACAGGGCAGCACGATTCTGCGTTACCGTCAGCGGCGGCTGACCTCCGTTTTTCCGAGTACCACCGCAAGCGCGGTCACGACGCTCCTCACGGGCCTTTCGCCTGCGCGGCATGGGCTGACCGGCTGGTTCATGCATGATCGCCGCTTTGGCGGTGTCATCGCCCCCTTGCCACTCTACCGTCGCGGCGCAGGGGCTCTGCAAAGCCTGGCGCTGACTCCGCGTCTCTTTCCGTACGACGGAATGTTCCAGTACAGCAAGGTAGCAGCGACGATGATCTCGCCGCAGGACATCGCCTGGTCACCATTCTCGTGTCGTCATGGTCGCGGGGCCGAGCTCCGGGGCTATGCGTATCCGGACGCATTCGTGCCTGCTATCGTCGAGGCTGCATTGCAGCCGGGAAGTGCGAGACGGTTCATTCACGCCTATTACCCGCGTTTCGATGCAGTGTGTCATCACTATGGGGCTCACTCGCCGAAGGCGATCTCGGAGTTCGCGCGTATCGACCGCTACTTCGATCAACTCCTGAACGGACTTTCAGGGCGCGGGGCCAGCGTGATTCTGACCGCTGACCACGGGTTCATCGACGCACCGGATCGCAGGCACCTCCACCTGAGCAAGACACCGAAGCTCGAGGCCATGCTCGATTCACCCCTGTTTGGCGAACGGCGGGTGGTGTTCTGCCGCGTGCGACAAGGTGCTGAATCGGATTTTGAAGCGCTGGCGCGCGTGCAGTTGCGGGGCAGGGCGGTTGTCCAGCCTTCGGGACGATTGATCGACGCGGGCTTCTTTGGTCCCGGTCCAGTCAATCCACGACTGGCAGAACGGTGTGGCACGCATGTCCTGCTGATGGAAGCGGGGTGGACGCTCACTGACCGCATGCCGGGTGAGCGACTGCACAGGATGACAGGGGTCCATGGGGGGCTGAGCGCGGACGAGATGTGGGTGCCGCTGGTGCACGTGCAACCCTGA
- the nagZ gene encoding beta-N-acetylhexosaminidase codes for MNTVPLKLPRGPVMLDVAATELDDDERERLCDPLVGGVILFARNFSGSEQLVALTAEIHGLRDPALVIAVDHEGGRVQRFRTDGFTRLPAMRTLGQMWDHDHLAALDAARATGHVLAAELLAHGVDLSFTPVLDLDYGVSRAIGNRAFHRDPQVVATLAQALSAGMAEAGMACVGKHFPGHGFVEADSHHDIPLDDREFEAVWAEDIAPYRHRLGRQLAGVMPAHVIYPRADPAPAGFSGFWLQDVLRKRIGFDGVVFSDDLNMEGAKVAGDILGRAKAAYEAGCDMILVCNRPDLAADLLDRWAPVPNPESLARIAALAPARLRTSRPTDPFALEVHGPYLAARTQVLSLPADVATGASMAASTIGDKTKS; via the coding sequence ATGAATACTGTTCCCCTCAAGCTGCCACGCGGTCCGGTCATGCTCGACGTTGCCGCCACGGAACTCGACGACGACGAGCGCGAGCGCCTGTGCGATCCGCTGGTCGGCGGGGTCATCCTGTTCGCACGCAACTTCTCCGGATCCGAACAACTCGTTGCACTGACGGCCGAGATCCATGGTTTGAGGGACCCTGCGCTTGTGATTGCGGTCGATCATGAAGGCGGACGGGTGCAGCGTTTTCGTACCGATGGATTCACCCGCCTGCCCGCAATGCGCACGCTTGGACAGATGTGGGATCACGATCACCTTGCCGCGCTCGATGCGGCACGTGCGACCGGCCATGTCCTCGCGGCGGAGTTGCTCGCGCATGGAGTCGATCTGAGCTTCACCCCGGTGCTGGATCTCGACTACGGCGTTAGCCGCGCGATCGGCAATCGTGCCTTTCACCGCGATCCGCAGGTCGTCGCGACGCTGGCCCAGGCGCTTTCGGCCGGAATGGCGGAGGCGGGCATGGCGTGTGTCGGCAAGCATTTTCCGGGGCACGGCTTCGTCGAGGCCGACTCGCACCATGATATTCCGCTTGATGATCGCGAATTCGAAGCAGTATGGGCGGAGGATATTGCGCCCTATCGCCACCGACTCGGACGCCAGCTGGCCGGTGTGATGCCTGCGCACGTCATCTATCCCAGAGCCGACCCCGCACCAGCCGGTTTTTCTGGGTTCTGGTTGCAGGATGTATTGCGCAAGCGCATTGGGTTCGACGGCGTGGTCTTCAGCGACGATCTGAACATGGAAGGCGCAAAGGTCGCCGGTGACATTCTTGGTCGCGCCAAGGCAGCCTACGAGGCTGGATGCGACATGATTCTGGTGTGCAATCGCCCGGACCTTGCGGCCGATCTGCTGGATCGCTGGGCGCCGGTGCCCAACCCGGAGAGCCTCGCCCGCATCGCGGCGCTGGCGCCTGCAAGGCTTCGCACGTCCAGGCCGACAGACCCGTTTGCGCTGGAGGTGCACGGCCCCTATCTGGCTGCGCGAACGCAGGTGCTTTCGCTCCCGGCCGACGTGGCGACGGGTGCCTCCATGGCGGCGTCAACCATTGGTGACAAGACAAAGTCCTGA
- a CDS encoding DUF1178 family protein, which produces MIVIDLCCAQEHRFEGWFASASAFDTQREQKLVSCPICASSDVRRLPSAPYVQTRGTSTPPAPSAAARQPAPQSGGELAATFAASIRQLAREAEDVGNRFPEEARRIHRGDAEARSIRGAASGDEMGELLDEGIIVLPVPPDEDLH; this is translated from the coding sequence GTGATTGTTATCGACCTATGCTGCGCCCAGGAACACCGCTTCGAAGGCTGGTTTGCCTCGGCATCAGCTTTTGACACCCAACGCGAGCAAAAGCTGGTTTCCTGCCCGATATGTGCCAGCAGCGACGTCCGCCGGCTGCCCAGCGCCCCATACGTGCAGACCAGAGGCACATCGACGCCTCCCGCGCCAAGTGCAGCGGCCAGGCAGCCGGCGCCACAGTCTGGGGGCGAGCTGGCTGCGACGTTTGCTGCTTCAATACGGCAGCTTGCGCGCGAAGCAGAGGATGTCGGTAACCGTTTTCCCGAGGAGGCGCGCCGTATTCATCGCGGAGATGCCGAGGCACGGAGCATCCGCGGCGCAGCCTCCGGTGACGAGATGGGTGAGCTGCTCGATGAAGGGATTATTGTGCTGCCAGTTCCGCCAGATGAGGATCTGCACTAA